Within Cucumis melo cultivar AY chromosome 4, USDA_Cmelo_AY_1.0, whole genome shotgun sequence, the genomic segment CAGTGCAAGGTTACACTCTTTTATCAATTTACTACGTGTAGCTTGTCTACCTATATTATTTATGTGTATATATGTCTATATGCTACTATGCATAGgcacatacatatacatatacactTTCGCTTATGACACATACACATGGGTGAGATACAGTTTCCAGTTAAAGCTGGTGTACTTTTCCTTTTCAACTAAATTTACCGTTTCTTTTGAGAACGATAAGTTTTGTCAGCTTACACAGTCCAAGACATCTCAAATAGAGGAGTGTCCTTCCCTCTACAAACCTTAATACTCAACATTAGGGGAAAGAACGTAGTTTCTTTGACTTAcctttaggaacttttagtgatagTGTCCATAATATGCTACTTATTTATTTGTGGTACATCATATTTCCATCACAGTGCCTGCAGTCTGAACACTGAAATCTATGATATTTTAATCCAATTGTTTCGGTTCTTCTTTGGGCTGTAATGCCTAAACAATCATCAAATACTATTAGGCACAGGAAGTCAACAATGATGATGACATGAGCAAGTTCAATacttcaaaaagagaaagtgcTTCCACTAGTCCTATTCCTCCGCAAATGCTTCGGCAAAATAGTTCCACGGGTCGGGAACTATATTACATGTAATTATTTTCTCCTTTCACTGCCCAGCTTCCTGCTTTAGTCGTATATCATGTAAAAGTCACAATCATTTGATATTATTGTGTTTAGACGATTTAGCCTTCAATCTGGAAATTATAATTTTCTGAACGAATGTAGAATGTTATAGTCACCTTGAAgattataaattatttaatttacaGAGTGAGTTTCATTGTTAGAAATGTAATATCATAACTCAGTCATTCAACTCTATTCGCACTAAAAAAGGGATCAGTGTTTGGGCTTGTATATTTATTGATCACATACATAGTTTGGTCTATAAGCACAATAGGCTTTATATGAAACCTAGTCCATGCAGGGCTCTGTTTGTACCATAAAATTAGAAAGTTGTATGGATGCATCCTGGTGTAAGATTTGAATAATTAAGCCCTAGCCTATTTTTCTCAATTTTATTGGCATACATGTGGTTTTCTGGGGCTTCAAACAGTAGGATTTGAATCTTTATGGTTATAAGATATTAACACTTGTGTGCTGATTTTTGCAGATGAAAAGGGGCCATGTTGAGGTAAAGATAATTATTTTGCAATTAACTTAGTATGGACTTCGTCATTTGGACTTCCGCGTCATCCTTCACAATTTTAAATGAGTTTCTTGCTGTTATTTAGAGGACGATTTATAATGCAGCAGCCGGGAATTGAATTCACTAAAAAATTTCAATTACTGTGCAGGGTCTTAGTCCGTTGAATATTTTGCCCATCCTTCAACTCTTGTTTTCTTGCTTTTTAGCTTATATTTATTGGACGTTCCTTTGACAATCATAGAGTGTGTGAACGTCAATCATAAGTTTTTGTAgcctattttctatttttaagaTCTTGGAATCTATTCATAATAATTTGCTTACTTTTATCAATTTTTAAATAGCATACTTGTAAGCAGTACAAGTTGGTCGAAGATCAAACCCAATCTCCCTTGGCTTGTGGATGCATTTGGATGTGTGCTTCTCCGCACTTTCGTATCCTCATTATCAATATATCATGCCTGCTTGGAAGAGAGAAATTGATTAGAGCTCCAATTTTTGCTCTGAAACTCTTTAGTGCTCTTCTGGAAGAGAGAAATTGATTTCGTAATTCATTTCTTGTTTTTAGTAAAATCATTGTGTGTATAAACTTTGAAATGACAAACCGGGTCGTTTTAATAATTGAACTTTCTTCTTGTTTTGTCTAGTTTTAAAACTTTGAGATAAATGAGTTACTCTTTTTGTTGTCACGACTCTGAGATCGAAACTCCATACATTTAATACCATGAATTAACTATTTAATTCCCCAAAGAGTtgtagatttaaaaaaaaaaatcctttgacatttaaaaaaggAAGTTTAAGAACTAAATggttacaaattttaaaaagtcaaattaAAAGGTCGTAACCAAGACTTGGTTGATAACCGTTTTGTTCTTTTAAATTAAGCCTATAGACACTACTAACCTCTAAATTCTACCGTCGTTATATACTTTGTTGCAATggtttaaaaaaccaaaacaaaacttgaaaactaaaaaaagtagCTCTTAGaaacttgtttttgttattaaaatttgGCTAAGAATGCAACTCTTCTACGTAAGATTAATGCAAAccgaaaatatatataaaaaaaaggcttaatttttaaaataaaaaaaaccatgCCTAAATTGTTTAGTACTGAATGAAAATACAAGGACCAAAACATTATTTTATTGACATAGGAAAAAACTGATTGGTTTGACAAAATAAAATGATGTGTACCCTATCTTATATCCAAGCAACACATCATATTCCTTTGATCAATCAGAATATTGTTTGATCATCCACTTTCTTCTATCATTTGATAGTCAGGATGAAGTTTAAAGTTTCTAAAAAGATTTGGACACCAAACAAATACCAAAACTTTATAATCTAAATTTGTAACTTTTATAACTACTTGTCCTTGATACTGAAACAAATATCAGTAGATGAAATAACATAAGAAATGAAGTGAAATGATTATTTTAGTTATGAAACAGGTGATGAGAGTGTATGTGTTACAATGGAGGGTTCAGAGAGATCATATGAATTACTTGGAAGGTATGGTGAAGGACAGAAGCTGTATGATATGGAGAAACAAGTTGATGCTACCAAACAACACTTTGTAGCCCTTGATTGCCATGATATTATTGGTCATTTTCATTCACAAACATTCAAGAGATAAAAGAATTATCTCACTATAGGCAGTATTTGGTATATGTTAAGACTTCAATATCTATGTTAGAAACAAACTATTCAAGGTTAAATTGTCAATTTAGTTATTTGAACTTTGATGGTCGTATATTTAGTCCATATAACATTTCTTGATTTTAGTTGCGATTCTTAACTTTGAATTAGGGTTTATGTTATTAATTAGTTGAATGTGTTGACGCGACATCTCTACAAGTGGTAGATAACAATAACGTATAATGTTTTTTTGTCTTGCAATATACAATTAGTTTAGTTTAAACAAGATGGTCATATCTATCTTACACATTTTAGagtgttttttttaaattaacaagtaaaatatttttctagATTATACATATATTTCCTAGTTAAGCTATATTTGATAGTgacataatttttttattctaacTAATGTTATGACATTTTAGAGTAATTTTCTCAAAATCGTGATGGCATTTCACAAGTAAAGTACTTTTCTAGATTATATATATCTTCTCTAGTTAAGCTATATTTGAatttacaatgaaaaaaatAAGCCATCTTATTACAATAATTTAATCGAGTGTTTGatctaatatttaaaattaaaagctTTCTTAGTTTTTTTCCTTTAAGTTGAAAAATTATTTGGTGTTCATTAAATACTATTATGACCTCCAACATGAGCTGTCTAAATTTCCTTTAAGTTTGAGATTTGATCCTCCACTCTctatattattgaaaaaaaattgcaaaaacaTCGTTTGAAGTATGACATTAGTTGAAAATACACTCTCAAAATTTCAATTGGAAAAATTGAACACCTAAATTTCTAcacatgttaaaattagatCATCAGGTATACAATAATAGTCAAAATTGAAcctataaatgataaaattgaacACTCAAACTTATCCAAATTAAATAGTCTATATAACTATGTAAATTTGGGGAACTCAACtcttaaaactaaaattttaaaagtattatTATAACTAATTATCAGGTGGCTTTTGTAATTTgcaaaataatagtaataataatccATCTAATCTAGGGGAAGAAATATTGTAAATTTATGTCGAactcataaaataaaataaattaaattggaaacctcttcagtttttttaaaaataataagaaacccataaaatatttacaaccacgtaaaataaggaaaaaaaaaactcttgtaaattaaaaaaatgcaaCCAATCAACGTGAGATTAATTTTCTCTAACCTTTTTTCACAATTCTATTGTCCCATCTCATTTCATAAATTACTTTCATCCTTAAAATTTTTTCTCATCAATCGTTTTAATCTCTCAATGAACATGTCAACAATTTATATCAACAATCTTCTAGTTGGGTTCTCATTCCAAGTAATGGAAAAATGGGAGAATTTCAAAAGCATGAGAATGAGAATCTTCAAATCTCAAAGatgattttattaaatgaaaaggTAAGGAATTCGGTTGattaataatttttctaaaattatctTGAATTTAACTTTCATCTATTGGTTTCGCTTACTCTGGGAATGATTAGTGTTATCAGTTGGGGTGTAGCTGAGATACCCCAAATCATTACAAACTGCAGGGAAAAATCTTCTGATGGCCTATCTCTTGCCTTCTTGCTAACATGGATACTGGggtatttctttctttctttctttctttctttctttctttctttttttctgtcCTCTTTGATTTTTGGCTTCATTTGCTAGGCCTGGTACTTATACACTTCAGTAATATGACTTATTTAAATGAATGGATAGTGTACTTGGAAAGACTTCCAGTTTGAATAACATCATTTATCTTACTGCATCTTCATTGAAATCTTGTTTAATATTGGCATGGTTGGCTCTTACCAATTACAAGTTACAGTTAGTGTACTTTAATAGTTCAGAACAATGATTTTTGTTAATCTTGTGTTAGACCTCCTATTAAGTTCCATTATAGCCGGAGAAATAAAACTCACGTGTAATACATGTGAGTTGGAAAGTCGGTTAACGAGAAGTATAAATAACATTTTGGTTAGGCGGGAAAGTTAGTTAGAGTTTTTGTATGAAGTTAGATTGTTGAATCTTGAGAGGAGAACGACAAGTGTCTGTAAATGAGAATCGATATTTTATAAATTCTTCTTTGTAACTTTGATTTTCATattgaaagaaagaagaaattcatACTGAGGATAGAGTTCTATCAATTTGGTACTAGAGAAGCGATCCTGGAGTAAATATGGTTCAAACACGTATCGAAAAAAGGTTGGAGTTAATCGATCAAGAAAGAGCTTAGTAAAATGCCCCTGATCGAAACAAGTTTGAGCGATATCGTGAAGAACCTCGAAATAATAGCACTCAAAGAAGCAGCAGTAAATACTTTTATATGATGTACTTTGAATtaagtataataataatatattgaataacaatACGATTCCttgaattaaatttaataataataaaaaagaatccTCTTTTGACCTAATTGCAACCCCAACTCCCATATTGAAAATTTACACTATGATTCTGCACTatttaaatatgaatatggacTTCATGTGTCACGACCTTACTTGAACAGGATCTGTTCTATAGGTTGTACATCTGTGTCCTTGAATTCTAAGGAGACAAGAACCAAAGTCTGGTGGATGAGTTTCTTGCCTTGAGGTTAGAGCGTGATTAACGGTTCAAACAGACCTTGGTCTGGCGGCTGTAGAGGATCGTTCTTGGCAGGCTTCAACTTGCTGGGATGGCCACAAGGCGGTCTGACAGACTTCACAAATAGCTTTTTTGTTTGTTAGCCTCTTTCAATTTATTATGAGCCAGCCTTTGGGCTACCTTggtgtttttttgttttggctTTTGTGTTTCTTAGATGTGGTTTGAATTTCTGTTATTGGTATATGGTGTTTTTGGTGTGAAGAGATTTGAAATATGGGAGACTTAGAGGGTGGGTATTTGGTTTATGCTCACAAGTTGTTTGATGTATGTCTAGAAAATTTGAGGTTAATTCTTAAAAGATGTTTTCTCTCGTTTTTTGAGTTCCTTGAATGGGGTTTGGATTTCTGCTGCTACCATATGTTGTTTGTGTGAAGAGATATGAAAGATGCGGTATTTTATTTAGATGGGTGGGTATTTGGTTTTTGCTCCCAAAGTGTTTGATGAAAAGTCTCCAAAACAAATTCTTGAGTTGCTTTTGTTCTTATAGTAATAAAAAATAGTAGGAACCATTCGCATCCCATAACATTACAACAGCCATATCCATCTCCGTGTATGAATTCCCATTAACTCCATCTTTCTCCTCACTCCCTCCATTCCTGCAAATCCATATCTCACCTCGAGCAAATCCATGGCATAGGTTTTTGCAATTagtaattttataattttaaagtttaaacgTATACTCCCttaatgattatttaatataattccTTTCTACTTTTGATACAGtttctttttaaaatgattttgcAGGTACATTGATCCTACTGATCTCTACATATTGAAGATGGTAGAGAAGAAAAGCAAACCATGCGCTTTTCTTGGGGAGAGAGATTGTGGTGTGGAATAAATGTGGGTTTGAGACTATGCGATTGTCACCATAACACTCGGATTTAAAATCATAATTTCTTTAATTAGCCTGTTTCTAAAAACTGGAAAACCCATTTTAAGAAACCCATTTTTTTTCACCAAAACCTAAAAttttaatgtgtatatatatgttaagttgtttatttgttttatgATAGCTTGTATGAAGTTTGTGTGCGCTCATATTCATAATAGTAAAATGGAAgtggttaattaattaaaaaccaCAAGAGAGATCAGAATGAAGTTGATAAACAAAGATTAGGAATTTAGGATTCTGAATCACTACTTGCATCCATTGAAACAATAATTTGTACATAGTTTTCACAAATGGAAAGCTAACAGAGTTCAACTATGAAAAGTTTAGTACACATTTGCATTCAAcaccaacaaaaataaaaatgaaaataaaaaactaaatccAATTCGCATAACTATATATCGAGAGATAAATCTTAATTTCTGGAAGGTGGGAAAGTTTCGCCCGCTCCATGTCACCTTTATCAAGTAGTAGTTGTAGACATCGATAAGCAtgcaattgatttaatttggagAGACGTAGGATTGCTTTTGTAGAAGGTAGCTTTTTCAAATTCTTGCAATTTTTAGTGTCTGTAAACATACAAAATTTCCTAACCATTCTGGCAAAGCTTCAATGCTTCTAAAATTTTGACTGGACAGAAATTTCAAGGCAGTGTGGTGTTGAAGTTTATGAGGAATTTGTGGTACACTATGATTGCTCTACTCATCCTCCACTAAATAAATTTGTTTAAGTGAAGGGGGAGGTGCTGTTTTCTGCATATTTCCAACAATTTCCATTCCCCTCAAATTCATGATATGACAAAAATCTTCTGGCAGCTTGTCTAACGGACCAATGTTTAAATAACATAATTACGACTTATTTCTCAAATTTATGCTCAAATTTGAACAATGATCTATTTTCACATGTCAAATGAAACTACAAAAGTGTAGTCCATTTGGAAGTTTTGTTAATTTGTTACGGTGTGAAACGATCAAGGATTCAAGATGTACATTATTCTCATCAAAAACTTTTGGAATGTTTAATTATTTGGGACATCTATATATCTCCAAGCATTTAAGATTGAGAAAAATTGTAACATTTGATGATGCATAATTTGTCATTACTTCTTCCCATTCCCACTGCTCTAAGTTGATCATACTACACGTTGCAAAATTCTCAAGCTTTGGGAAGAGCCTTCTTTGGTTTGAATCATTACCATAGAACTCGCTGTCTATAATTTGGAGGCCTTCGAATCTGTAAATCTCAAGTTCCTTTAGGTTTGTTCAATTGCCCAAGCTTTGGAAGCTTTTCACAACTATTACAACCATacaaatatatttcttttaaattctcAACAAAAATATTGTTAGGCAAACGTCTTCTTCCGAAGTAATGAATTCTTAATGATTGGAGATTTTTGTTTGGTTCAAGTCTTTCCGATACTTTCAAATCATTGTACCTGTTGTTACCTTTTCTTTCCATGGGCCACTCTTTCAAATTCTCCTTCGCTGCCCAAATCTTCTCCATTTGCTTCCTCTTTACTTTCAACTTTCTCCGaacaaaaaagaattaaacTAGCTTGCAAGTTTTTCAATGAACCCAACTAAGTAATCTTACGACCTTTTTCAAACTCGACTGCAAAATGAGACGATGTTTGAAGTTGAGTCAATTGACTTTAAGTGTGGAGGCGTTTTGTAACCAATCATATTGAATTTCAAGTGTCTTAAATTAACCACATTTGTAAAGTTCGTCGGTAATTCTTCAATAATTAAGaacaaattaaatgaaaaaactTAGGTGTTTGCAAATTATGAAGCGAAACAATAGACTTTGGAAACTTTGATCTcattaaataatttgaaatctCTAGATATCTCAAGTATTTCAATTGACCAATTGACTTCGGTAACTTATCACTAGATATCTTCGAAACACGCAAACAAACAAAGTTCTTATCTTAACATTAAAAAAGTGTCTCATATATATTGTGAGGAATCTTTTGAAAGAAATCAATCGTGCATGACTTGCATTCAACATTTTTAATCTCCTTCTTCTAAAGTTCCTACTCTAATATATTCTAGGATTTAGTTGCAAATTTTGATCCCTTGAAATTTCCATTGCAATATCGTGTACAAGATCATGCATCTTATATCCTTCTGTCCTTGTTTTATTGGTATCTTGAAACAAGCAGTGTGACAACAAGATCTTAAAATACATATCTGTAATTGAATATAAGTTTtacctttttttcctttctttccatgtgtaagttttttttttataactttaTTCAACTATTATGATTTCAATAATTCAAGATTTAATAACATCTTTTGACCTAATTGCAATCCCAATCCACACACTAAAAATGCCTATACCATATTGACAGCAACGTCCCACACATTGAAAATTTAGCAGAAAAATCCACCCTatttaaatagaaagatgaagGTGAATTAATATAACCTCACTTGAATAGGATTTGTTCTATAGGTTGTACATTTGTGTCCTTGAATTCTAAGGAGACAAGAAAGATGAATAGCTGCCTTTTGTGTGAAGTGTGAAGAGATTTGGAAGATGAGGGTGTTACTTAGGTGGGTGGGTACATTTGGTTTTTGCTCCTAAGGGATTTGAAAGATGAGAGACTTAGATGAGTGGGTGTTTGATTTGCTCATAAGGTGTTTGTGTGAATGAAGAGATTTGAAAGATGGGGGATTTTACTTGGATGAGTGGGTATTTGGTTTTTGCTCTTAaaagtgtttgatgaaatgGGTCAAATTATTGAGGAGCACTCTCTTCCATTCCTGCAAATCCATATGTCTCACCTCAAGCAAATCCATGGCTTAGGTTTTTGCTTTCGATTTTTGTAGGGTAGGTTTATTTCTTTCTCTTATTCTCCCTATCTTACTTTTTTCCAATTTTTGGTACTAATTTTTAGTTTGTTTGTGttgtccaaaaaaaaaaatcttctcgggaaggaaaaaaaaaatactatctaattctaaaatattttttgaaaaattatactatcaaatctaaaatatttttttgaaaaataataaaagatgaCAGACCATCTATCTTATTTTTATTCATTCACgttgatttttctattttaagaACATATCTTAactttatgaaaaaaaaatcacattttATTCGTACTCATTcacttaaaaaaatatataaataataatattttatctCTACGATCTTAAATTcgtgttaaaagaaaaaataaaataaaatctcaaatttacacattaaataataatagtaataatgaacTTTCTTTTTACCTAATAGCAAAATGGCCAACCTTGAACCACATCGAAAATTTACACTATGATTCTGCACTatttaaatatgaatatggacTTCAAGTGTCACGACCTTACTTGAACAGGATCTGTTCTATAGGTTGTACATCTGTGTCCTTGAGTTCTAAGGAGACAAGAACCAAAGTCTGGTGGATGAGTTTCTTGCCTTGAGGTTAGAGCGTGATTAACGGTTCAAACAGACCTTGGTCTGGCGGCTGTAGAGGATCGTTCTTGGCAGGCTTCAACCTGCTGGGATGGCCTCAAGGCGGTCTGACAGACTTCAATTAAGTTTTTTCGATCTATTCTTCTGTTAGGGgctctttttcttgttttagttCCCTGTGTTTCTTAGATGTGGTTTGAATTTCTGTTATTGGATATGGTGTTTTGGTGTGAAGAGATTTGAAAGATGAGGTTATGTTGACAAGGTGTTTGATTTGAGGTTAATTCTTAAAGATGTTCTCTCTAGTTTTTTGCGTTCTTTGAATGGTGGTCTAGATTGCTGCTACTTTAGGGTGGGTGTTTGGTGTTTGCTCTTCAAGTGTTCGATGAAATGTCTCCAAAACAAATTCTTGAATTGTTGTTGTTCTTATAGTAATAGAAAATAGTAGGAAACATTCCCATTCCATAACATTACAACAGCCATATCCAAATCGGTGTATGAATTCCCTAGAACTCCATCTTTTTCCTCACTCCCTTCATTCCTGCAAATCCTTATCTCACCTCAAGCAAATCCATGGCGTCGCCATTAAAAcaccctctctctctctccccaaCCTCATTCCCAAGCTCATCTttctctcctcctcctcctcctcctcccctGACCTTTTCTACATTCGCTCTATCCTTCTTACTCACTCCCATGATGCTCAATTCCGCCTTAATCTCTGCAACGCCATCGTCCGCAGCATTTCTCGCAACTCCACCAATCTCACGCCCATGGAATTCTTGAACGAAATGCTTCTCATCGGCCTCGAACCAGATGGGTTCACATTACCACTTGTTCTCAAGGCATTGGCTCGGACTCGAGGGATTAGAGAAGGCCAACAGATTCATGCTCGTTCAATCAAGACTGGAATGGTGGGGTTAAACGTTTATGTGACTAATACACTGATGAGACTTTATTCCGTCTGTGGCTCTATCCACGATGTCCAGAAGGTGTTCGACGAATGTCCTCACCGAGACTTAGTGTCTTGGACTACACTCATTCAAGCGTTTACGAAGGCCGGGCTATACAGCAGAGCAATAGAAGCTTTTATGGAAATGTGTGATTTGAGGCTAAGAGCTGATGGGCGGACTCTGGTGGTTGTCCTCTCTGCTTGCTCCAACTTGGGAGACCTGAATTTGGGTCAAAAGGTGCATTCCTACATCTGCTATTACATTGACATGAATGCAGATGTATTTGTGGGCAATGCTCTGATAGATATGTACTTGAAATGTGATGATCTGAACTCTGCTAACAAAGTGTTCGACGAAATGCCTGTGAGAAATGTTGTTACCTGGAATGCTATGATTTCGggattggcttaccaaggtcgGTACAGGGAAGCTCTCGATACGTTCCGTATCATGCAAAACAAAGGGGTCAAGCCAGATGAAGTGACCTTAGTGGGGGTTTTGAATTCTTGTGCAAACCTTGGAGTCCTTGAAATAGGTAAGTGGGTTCATGCATACATGCGTAGAAATCATATTTTAGCCGACGAATTTGTTGGTAATGCGCTTCTTGATATGTATGCAAAATGTGGAAGTATAGATGAAGCTTTTAGGGTGTTTGAGAGCATGAAAAAGAGGGATGTTTATTCATACACTGCCATGATTGTTGGTTTAGCCTTGCATGGTGAAGCAAACTGGGCATTCCAGGTCTTCTCCGAGATGTTTAGAGTTGGTATCGAGCCGAACGAAGTAACATTTTTAGGTCTTCTTATGGCTTGTAGCCATGGCGGATTGGTTGCTGAAGGGAGGAAGTATTTTTTTGAGATGTCAGATAAATATAAGCTTAGAC encodes:
- the LOC103486837 gene encoding pentatricopeptide repeat-containing protein At1g08070, chloroplastic isoform X1, with protein sequence MNSLELHLFPHSLHSCKSLSHLKQIHGVAIKTPSLSLPNLIPKLIFLSSSSSSSPDLFYIRSILLTHSHDAQFRLNLCNAIVRSISRNSTNLTPMEFLNEMLLIGLEPDGFTLPLVLKALARTRGIREGQQIHARSIKTGMVGLNVYVTNTLMRLYSVCGSIHDVQKVFDECPHRDLVSWTTLIQAFTKAGLYSRAIEAFMEMCDLRLRADGRTLVVVLSACSNLGDLNLGQKVHSYICYYIDMNADVFVGNALIDMYLKCDDLNSANKVFDEMPVRNVVTWNAMISGLAYQGRYREALDTFRIMQNKGVKPDEVTLVGVLNSCANLGVLEIGKWVHAYMRRNHILADEFVGNALLDMYAKCGSIDEAFRVFESMKKRDVYSYTAMIVGLALHGEANWAFQVFSEMFRVGIEPNEVTFLGLLMACSHGGLVAEGRKYFFEMSDKYKLRPQSEHYGCMIDLLGRVGLVKEAEEIVHKMEIRPDVFACGALLGACRIHGNVDIGESVMQKLTEIDPDEDGTYILMTNLYSSVHRWKDASKLRKTMKIKKMRKTPGCSSIEVDGVVHEFRKGDKSHPRSKVIYFVLEGIATHLKSYGIVEHSTFCI
- the LOC103486837 gene encoding pentatricopeptide repeat-containing protein At4g21065 isoform X2, whose product is MNSLELHLFPHSLHSCKSLSHLKQIHGVAIKTPSLSLPNLIPKLIFLSSSSSSSPDLFYIRSILLTHSHDAQFRLNLCNAIVRSISRNSTNLTPMEFLNEMLLIGLEPDGFTLPLVLKALARTRGIREGQQIHARSIKTGMVGLNVYVTNTLMRLYSVCGSIHDVQKVFDECPHRDLVSWTTLIQAFTKAGLYSRAIEAFMEMCDLRLRADGRTLVVVLSACSNLGDLNLGQKVHSYICYYIDMNADVFVGNALIDMYLKCDDLNSANKVFDEMPVRNVVTWNAMISGLAYQGRYREALDTFRIMQNKGVKPDEVTLVGVLNSCANLGVLEIGLVKEAEEIVHKMEIRPDVFACGALLGACRIHGNVDIGESVMQKLTEIDPDEDGTYILMTNLYSSVHRWKDASKLRKTMKIKKMRKTPGCSSIEVDGVVHEFRKGDKSHPRSKVIYFVLEGIATHLKSYGIVEHSTFCI